DNA from Solanum stenotomum isolate F172 chromosome 3, ASM1918654v1, whole genome shotgun sequence:
ctagattttgatGGTTGGGCAAATAACaattttcacttattttttaataatttatttgattttcttatttgcaatatttagtttcattttatttcttaatttatttgaagaagttgaatgaaTAACGACATGAGACTGTTTAATAAAATTTGAGTATATACAAAATAGAAACACATAATCAAATACTACATATTTAAACTTTAGGAgagatttatgtaattattccaaaatgaataaatgaacaaagagaaataaattattttacttgtGTGTCACTTTCAAGTACTAAGGTGCTCTAGATTGTCCatatcaaagaaaatattacgCTTCACAAAAgtctataaataaataataaataaatcaacaaCAATGGAATAAGTTTATTAGATAACGGAaacaataaagaaataaagaaggagCACACAATGGAATCCCAActttaattatttcataattataaaatttatttccgTGCTTCATAGTAATAATTACTACTATcatttattgttttaattcttTCATTATTATACTACAGTTTTGGTATTAGAGTTAGGTGAAACATATTTtagcaaaatataattttggttATCGCTTAGTTTTTATTCTTCGATATTGTATTACACTTTTTAttggtatatatattttgtatcttattttttttatgatcctatattgtatatttttctttacatCGAAAATTTATCGAAAAttggcccagtggtttgagcttgggacttccatgttggaggtctgaagttcgaaaccccttgccagcgaaagcaaggggtttgccttctgggtcgagctcgtcgcaccagacttgcctagtgcgggttacctctcctatgtggtttgcgagctattgcataggagcgggggttttaccctgtgcgcacccaaaggataGCGGCTGCGAGTTTCCCtcgtcataaaaaaaaaaaaaaaaaaattctcattcAAAATAAGGTCAATGTACATTATATTCTTCTATGacattttctggaaaaaaaaagtcacattttttctttttaaagttaCTTTTCAATGCTcgatttattttcttcttacttTGACAAAAAAGTATAGTACTTATTTTATTGCAAAAACTATGAagcaaatataattcaaaaattgaaaatatttatagcCAAAAGAATTTTCACCTTGTATTGTTTCAAATGCAACTTTAGTATTTTGGGAAAATAAATAGTAGTGGTTAgatattaaatttgaaatctatTTACGATTCTCAAATCTATTACTCCAAGATTTATCataaatattactattaaaaagaaattttatcatagtagatattttttttatataacttagGAGAACTATTGAAAATACAAACTTGGAGTAAACtattagttttatttatgaactagtgataattttaaaaatacttatctacttaattaactaaacttagatataCTTTTGATACATTTTTGATCTGTCGCATAACATAACAAGTGGTCTCAAGCTCTTGTAGAAACATGCAACTCTTAATAAAAGTCGACAAGTGTTGAAAACACTTATAAACTTAGTGATAATTTAGGAATGTATTCTATTCATGTTATAAGATTTAAAGTATACTTAAGTTCAATTAGtcaagtaaataaatatttttaatattgttaatagtttgaggatgaaactaataattcgaGCCGAATTTAGGGATAATATTAAATTGTGAAACACCTCTTTTCCACTCCACTCTGTTTCTCTCTCTTACTTAGCTGCTGTTCTcactcctctctctctctctaaaactccaTCTCCATTCTTACGCGATCTCTTCAAATTAACTTTCTCCAATTCGAATTCTTGGACCTCTGTCTCTCTttctatttctctctttctctgtCTCTCGGGAAAATCTTGGAGAGGGGACAGGGAAGCTGAGATTTTTCTAGGGTTTCATTTTGAGCTAGTAGTACCTGAGTTGGATTCAGGAGGCCGAATCTGAAGCGAGCTGTTTGTGTTCGATATGTGACAGCAGAGAACTTTAGAGGTGAGGTTTTGGTgatctttcttttcaattttaggAATTAATTTCTGGCTGTTATACTTGTTAATCTGtgctttttgtctttttactaGTTTAAGTGCATTGTTTGTGTTTTAGATCTGTGTGGAAAGGCTGtgttttttgagtttttaaaatCATGATGATTGCTGTACTCAACTCTAAAAAGATCAGTAGCATAATCGAGAAAACTCACCCCAATTAAATTGATTTGCTTCTAAGAGGAACACTACTTGCAAAATTGGAACATTGATTAACCATGGATAAGAGTTTATGTAAAAGACACATGTTATGTATCTATTGGTTTGATGCAAACATGGGGAGATGGCAAGAGATGAAAAGTACTATCTTTTTGCTGTGATTTCTGAAGAAGATTTGGGTACTGGAAATGAATTTCATCCTGGATGAGCTGAGGGTTCTCTCATATTAGGAGACCCATTAATCTCTGAAATGGGATAACATAAATTAGTAGAAGCAGGTTGAGGGGGCTCATTTTTGAGAGGTGAAAAAGTAAGATAAATTTTGATTCCACGGTTTCAAGATTGGTGTCAGAAAGACTTATCGGAAAGGGCAAAAATTGGTGTCAGAAGGGAGTTATTTCCTTGAACTAGAGCATGGGTTAACTTCATGTTCATGGCTGATTAGCGTTTAATTGGTTTGCTTGGAAGTTTCTTGTAAAATTGCTTAGTTAtctgtaaaaaataaataaataaagaaccAGGGTGGGAATTTCTGTTTTATTATGCAGGTGATTTATAAGTGACAATTAAATTGTTGGAACCAAATATCTGTTTACGCAAATCAATAAGAAGGTGAAAAAAGGTTTGATCTCCTTATCTTAGTCGTGCTTGTCCAGAGTCTTAACTACTTGGTCTCTAATTGATTCTCTCAACGTTCTTTTTTTGATGAGCTGACATAAGCATTGGTTACCATGGTTGTATCATGAAGCCGACTGCTTTAGTTGACTAAATCTGTCATCTGTAACTCTATAAGCATGTCCTTGGTCGTGCTGAGTGCTGACACACAACAATCAATCTTGAAAGACAACTATTTTGTCTAAGGATGCCTAACCGCCACACTGATCATACGGGGGGGGGGGGGGNGGGACACTGAGGTGGATAGTTTATCTGGGGTGGATCAACATCATGCCTATGTTGGAATATTTATATGTGATATTTATctttagaaattttaatttcaaataaatggAGGGATTGGCATATGCATTATAGCAACAGATTAAGATTCTATAATCTCCAAATTCTTAACTCAAACATGCTAATCTTTTTCTGCTTGCAGGTTTATTGTCCAATATAAGGCTGGTTATTTGGAAATTATGTTGTAGTAAGTTGTCTATTGATTTAGCTAATTTTTAGCTCAAGGAAATATGCCTTCATGGTGGAAATCATCAAAAGAAGCTAAGAAGAAACCAACAAAAGAAAGTTTTATTGATACATTGCATCGCAAGTTTAAGAGCCCAGCTGAAGTTAAATCTCCCAGTAAATCAGGAGTTTCTCGAAGGCATAGCAGTGACATTGCTTCTGAGAAGGGTTCTTTGTCCCAAGCACAATCAAGAACGTCATCACCTTCTAAACATGTATCAAGATGTCAAAGCTTTGCTGAAAGGCCTATGGCCCAACCACTACCACTTCCTGGTGTGCGTCCAGCAAATGTTGGTAGGTTGGATTCTGGAATCAGTCCATCAGCAAAGTCCAGAGTAGAGAAGGCCTCAAAGCCATCCTTGTTTCTGCCTCTCCCCAAGCCTGCATGCATCAGACACAGACTCGACCCTGCAGATACCGACGGAGAGCTTGTCTTTGCATCTATTTCAAGCGAGTGCTCTATTGAGAGTGATGATCCTATTGATTCACGTCAACGTAGTCCACTTGCAACTGATTATGAAGCTGGGAGCAGAATTGCTGCTGGTAGTCCTTCCAGGTTAGCTAATGTAGAAGGTCATTCGGAAGAAAATTTGGTCATTATAgattcttttctttcaaaagttGGCGCTTTTTCCCTTGGCCGGCTTTAATTGCTTTGGGTTGTGTTTTTTCTTGTTAAAACATTTGGTGCTTTCTTTTGATAAGTAATTATAGTACCTTGATTGACACAATTCTGTTTTCTTGTTGGTTTTGAAGTTTGGTTGTTAAGGATCAATCTGCAGTTGGACAAATTAGCTTGAAAGAAACGACAAGACCAGTTAGTCTTTCACCAAGTAGAAATGTTTCCTCTGTATCTCCTAAGAGAAGACCTTTAAGTAGTCATGTGACCACTCTACAGGTGCCTCCTCCTGGAGCCTTTTGCAGTGCTCCCGATAGTTCTATGTCAAGTCCTTCTAGAAGTCCTATGAGAGCTGCTGCAAGTGAGCAAGTTACTAGTTCTACTCTATGGGCAGGAAGGGCTTATCCAGATCTTCCTTCACTTGGATCTGGCCATTGTTCAAGCCCGGGGTCTGGTCAGAATTCTGGACATAATTCAATGGGAGGAGATATGTCTGGACAACTGTTTTGGCAGCCTTGTAGAGGAAGTCCAGAGTACTCTCCTATTCCTAGTCCTAGGATGACAAGTCCGGGACCTAGCTCGAGAATTCATAGTGGCGCTGTCACACCAATTCATCCTAGGGCTGTTGGTGGAGCCGCTGAATTGCAGACTGGTTGGCCTGATGATGGAAAAGCACAAAGTCACCCCTTGCCTCTTCCTCCTTTGACAATTTCCAACTCTTCGCCCTTTTCACATTCCAATTCAGTTGCAACATCTCCCTCGGTGCCTCGTAGCCCAGGTAGAGCTGAGAACCTTGCTAGCCCTGGTTCTCGttggaaaaaaggaaaattgcTGGGAAGAGGCACATTTGGACATGTTTATGTTGGTTTTAATAGGTATATTCATTGACCTTGGCCTTTTGAAGTAAATACAAATCCAACATGTTACTTACGCGTGCCCATTGGCATGTGCAAATCAAAGATTGACAGCCTGAAGATTTGTTTAATACCTGGCCTTGTCTATTCTGCAGTGATAGCGGTGAAATGTGTGCAATGAAGGAGGTTACATTATTTTCAGATGATGCAAAGTCAAAGGAAAGTGCAAAGCAGTTGGCACAAGTAAGTTCATCATATAGGGTTTAATGTTTGTGGACTGCTTAGAGTTGTTGGTTCCTGagtcataatatattcatatGTTTTCATTTTTGAGTATGCTCTTATGTTCAAATATTTTGCAGGAGATTGCATTGTTAAGCCGATTAAGGCATCCAAACATTGTTCAGTACTACGGGACAGAAACGGTGAGCTTCAAAGGATATTAGCAGCCTTATCAATTAAGATCTtaagattttaattaaataatttggtcaaaattcttgataaaaagaaattgGTCAAAATGTAGCACTCCAAATTTTAGATCCGATCTAAGTGGGGAATGATTAtaaactttattatatgagaGCCATATACTTTTGCTTGCTGAAATTGTCATGTTTTTGAGCTGTCATTTCTTCTGAATTGTTTACCTCAATCAGGTTGGCGATAAACTGTATATctacttggaatatgtatctGGTGGGTCCATTTATAAGCTTTTACAAGAATATGGTGCATTTGGAGAAGCAGCGATCCGTAGTTATACTCATCAAATCTTATCAGGGCTTGCATATTTACATGCTAAAAACACAGTGCATAGGTAAATATTGCTTTTTTGGTTGAATAATTTATGTTAAGTTTCATTCTTTTAGCAGTATTAACCTGTATACCCTGATTGTCTAACTCTGCATTTTTGCAGAGATATTAAAGGAGCAAATATTCTTGTTGATCCAAATGGGCGCATAAAGCTAGCAGACTTTGGAATGGCAAAACATGTAAGCTTAAGCATAGACTCTAAGGGCGTTATATTGTTAGATGATCTCGATTGCTGGATGAAATTATCAATTGGAGATAGCGTATGGATTTTCCCCCTTCCAGATCTGCTTTTCCATCTAATTAATACTGCTGTTGTTGGAATGGATTATGGATATATCTTTCTCTAATCATCTGGCTTTTTCCTTGTTTTTGGAGTGGTAATTGTTAAGTACAGAATTCAATCCCTTGAGTAATGCACTTGGGATATTGTCAACCTTGTGCCATATGAATACTTTTCCCTCTGTAGGTGTGCTCTTCAGGCTGAAActcatatctttaatttttcaatCACAAATTTGCAGATCACAGGGCAATCATGTCCATTATCATTCAAGGGAAGTCCTTACTGGATGGCCCCTGAGGTAAGGATTGATTTGGGAAGTATTTGAAAGTTTTTTATGTGCCTTGGTTACTTATAGAGTTATAGTTCGACTCCAAAGTGCCTCTTTGCTGTTGTTTCAGGTTATAAAGAATTCTAGTGGCTGCAACCTTGCTGTTGATATATGGAGTCTTGGGTGCACCGTCTTAGAAATGGCTACATCAAAGCCTCCTTTTAGCCAGTATGAAGGGGTGAGTAATTTGGTCGAGAGACCATTAATTGAGCATTTCCTGCCTGTTTTTTCTTCTGGAAATTTTCTGTAGATTAATGTTTTGCCATAATTTAGTTTGAGCTAGCAAGTTGTGCAATGCCAGTTCATTCCCCTGACCTATTATATGTGGTGTTTGATGTCTTCTGGCCCAAAGGTTGCTGCTATGTTTAAGATTGGAAATAGTAAAGAGCTCCCAACTATACCAGAACAGCTCTCAGATGAAGCTAAAGATTTTGTGAGGAAGTGCTTGCAGCGTGAGCCCCGTCTTCGTCCTACTGCTGCTCAGCTATTGGATCATCCTTTTGTGAAAAATGTGGCAACTCTGGAGAAGCCAAATATTTCTCCTGCACCTGCAGATCCTCCATGTGCAGGAGCAAATGGGGTTAAATCTCTGGTACACTTCTGTTTAATTTAGTCTTCTTTTCTCTCTGTTGTTAAGACATTGGtagtcatttttcttattttcagaAACAGGAAGGCTGTGCTGATGATACAGATAAAAGTACACTGGCACATTTGTTCTTCTGTGTCCATAAAATGATTCTGAATCAGCAATTAGTTTTGGCAAAATTAACTGATTGGTTACATATATCCAATGGCTTTGTTTATTTGAAATCTGTTGATGGCATATATTCTTAAGTTACTTTCCTGATTAAGATTAGTTCAAGTATATTTGAAGCTCATACAGTACCAATGCAGATGTCGGTAATAATGTACTGGAATATGTATTCAGTTCTATTAACTTGTCGCATGCAACTCAGAGAGTGGCTGGTTCTAAAAATTGGGTCGTTTCCTTGTGGAAAAGGAAACAATTTAACTGAATATGTAAATATGGTAAGGTCTTCTATTGTTTGATGTGTgctaatataattttaagatTAGTTCAAGTATATCTTAAGCTCACACAGTACCAATGCAGATGTTGGTAATAATGTACTGGAATATGTATTCAGTTCTGTGAACTTGTCGCATGCGACTCAAAGAGTGGTTAGTTCTAAAAATTGGGTCGTTTCATTCTggaaaaggaaataatttaACTGAATATGTAAATATGGTAAGGTCTTATATTGTTTGATGTGTGCTATATAATCTGTGTACTGGAGTTTGTAGCTTATTGTAAAATGGGTTCTtacaataaacaacaacatacgCAGTgtgatcccacaagtggggtctgggaatGGGTTCTTACAAtaatgaacatatattttttcattaagtagTTTCTGTTATCTGTTTTTTTTGGGAACTGCGAGTTTTTTTGGGATATGAGTCTTTTAACTATCAGAAATACttaaaaagagataaaaaggaaatttaCTAAGATAAGCTCATTACAAAAAAGGATCGTGAGAAACTTTCTACTTGTTGACCATTGTATTGCGTTCTGTCCTGTGTCTAAAAGCTGCTTCTTTTCCGATATTAACAAGCTAGATTCATTTGGATGGTCAAGTAAACTTGAAATCTAATGCTTCTCCCATCATCTTTttcttcccccccccccctattTAATTGAAAGCAAAGAGGGTAGGATGATGTCTGAGTATGTGCCTTCTTAAGCATCCATGTTTCTCATGTTAGAATGCCTTCTTTTTTGTCTTTGCTTTCCTTGAAGGTGCAATTTGATTGCCCCTGATGTTATATATAGTATTCAGCCTCAAGTGAGATTGGTGAGCTTAGTCTTGGTAGCTTCTTGATTCATAACATAGTAAGAAGCTTCATCTGTGGAAAATTAAGTATAAGTGAACCTCTACTTttaaaagagaagaagagaaattaaCTTGCTTTTAGCTTCTTGATTCATTACACAGAGTAAGCAGGGTGGATCTAATGTATAAGTTATAGGTTCATCCAAACCCAGTAGCTTTGAATCGTGCTATGTAATTATTTACTGGATAATTAAACTTATGTACAGGATCCCGACCTCAAACCCATAATGTGTAAATCCTGGATCCACTCTTGAGTGTAAAGAGATGGATAGATAGATAGAGAGAAACAGAAGCAAgtgaacctttttttttgtgCTGATGATCCTTATATACTGGATTATGTCAATCCAGAATATTCATAAGAATCATCAGCACAAATTTTTGGGCTGGAAGACAAAA
Protein-coding regions in this window:
- the LOC125858167 gene encoding mitogen-activated protein kinase kinase kinase YODA-like, with product MPSWWKSSKEAKKKPTKESFIDTLHRKFKSPAEVKSPSKSGVSRRHSSDIASEKGSLSQAQSRTSSPSKHVSRCQSFAERPMAQPLPLPGVRPANVGRLDSGISPSAKSRVEKASKPSLFLPLPKPACIRHRLDPADTDGELVFASISSECSIESDDPIDSRQRSPLATDYEAGSRIAAGSPSSLVVKDQSAVGQISLKETTRPVSLSPSRNVSSVSPKRRPLSSHVTTLQVPPPGAFCSAPDSSMSSPSRSPMRAAASEQVTSSTLWAGRAYPDLPSLGSGHCSSPGSGQNSGHNSMGGDMSGQLFWQPCRGSPEYSPIPSPRMTSPGPSSRIHSGAVTPIHPRAVGGAAELQTGWPDDGKAQSHPLPLPPLTISNSSPFSHSNSVATSPSVPRSPGRAENLASPGSRWKKGKLLGRGTFGHVYVGFNSDSGEMCAMKEVTLFSDDAKSKESAKQLAQEIALLSRLRHPNIVQYYGTETVGDKLYIYLEYVSGGSIYKLLQEYGAFGEAAIRSYTHQILSGLAYLHAKNTVHRDIKGANILVDPNGRIKLADFGMAKHITGQSCPLSFKGSPYWMAPEVIKNSSGCNLAVDIWSLGCTVLEMATSKPPFSQYEGVAAMFKIGNSKELPTIPEQLSDEAKDFVRKCLQREPRLRPTAAQLLDHPFVKNVATLEKPNISPAPADPPCAGANGVKSLGIGQTRNIPTSESERLATHSSRVSKSNFHCSDIHITRNISCPVSPIGSPLLNPRSPQHLNGRLSPSPISSPITMSGSSTPLSGGTGAIPFHHLNQSVYLQEAASLPQSPYMNSPSYWDPDVLRGPPSGSHAFRELASSQNDSLGKQFGRTTGGELYDGQSVLANRVSQQLLRDHVKLVPSLDLNPCPPFERTGEA